From the genome of Flavobacterium sediminis:
AACTTGAACAAATTAAAAACAAGCTTTCCGACATTGCAAAATTTTTAAAAGCACAACCCGTCAAATTTGATCATTTCAATACGTTTTCTAACGGTGCATTCTTTTTGGCTCCCGATGACGATTCGAAACGGTATTTAAAAGAAATTATGCTTGCTGTTCATCAGCAGTTTCCCTACCCTATAAAAATAAAAAGTAACGAGCCTCATATTTCCATCGGGCGTCGAATTACTCCTGAAAATCTTGCAAAAGCCGAAGCATTATTTCAGGAAAAACCAAACCTTAGTTTTCTTTGTGATAAGATCGCTTTGCGCATTTTTAATGAAGAAAGAAAACAGTTCGATATTTTGGAAACCTTTCCCTTTTTAGACGAAAAAAAATCCCGATTGATTCAAGGCAGCTTATTTTAAGCAGTGATTAAAAATATGTAGTTTTGCAACTTCTTAAACGAATTTAAAATGAGTACTACCCAACCCGAAATGGAATTTCAACCGAATAATACCAACTTATTAACTTGTATAAAAGCTTTTCGAGAGAACCAAAACCAAGACACTTTTATGGCTGTTTTGAACGAATTGCAAGGCAATAATGCTTTTTTACTCATTCCAACCACAGAACCTATTGTCGGTAAAGATAGAAATGAAGAAGGTTGGTCCACTATCGAAAAGGGAACTCAAATGTCATTTACCTCTGTTTTTGAAGTCGACGGACAAAAAGTATTAGGTGCTTTTACTTCTCAGGAAAAATTAATGCATTGGGCAAACGAAACCAAACCCTTTGCTTCGCTTCCTGCAAAAGATATATTGGAAATTGCCATGCAAAATGACATCGAGCGTATTGTGATCGACAGCAACCAAGAGACGATGTTTGTTTTGGGCAGAAGCATCGCAAAATAAACTATCCTTTGAGCAAATTAATACTAACCGTTGCGTAGTCTGCTTCCGGATATTTTTTGAAATACAAAGAATCGGGTTGTAAACCGGCTTCGGCTGCAATTTTGTGTAAAACATCAATTTCAACAATAAATTGATCAGAGAAACCATGCGTAGCATCATACGCCGTTGCGGCTGTTTTTCCTCTATTTTGCGCGGTTAATTGTGGTGCAATCGTATGCAATTCTATGATTAAAAGTCCGAACTTTTTCACATAAGGCGACCATTTTTTAAAATGTTCAAACAGGTTTTCTTCTACCAAATTATTGGAAATTCGGGCGCCGCGATGTGCAAAAGCTCCGGTTGAAGTAGAAACCCGACTTGGATTGCTATTCTTTGGATTTTCCCAAATGCGATTATGGTCTAAAAAGGTACGAACGTTCAGCAAATCGGCTAAATCAATCGTGTAATTTTCTTTTAAATCTTTGGCTAACAAATCGGGTTGACCAATATCACCCCAAACCACTTTTGCCCAAATATCGGCTTTTATCAAATTGGCACGAGTTACTTTCAAAGCCGCCTGATTGTAATCGGCTCCTACTAAAAACAACGGGTAATCGTCTAACAGTTTGCCGCGTAAGGTTTGGCGTTCAATCACTTCAAAAATATGTTCCAAAAAAGCACCGTTTCCACATCCCATATCCAAAATACCTTTGGGCTGCTCCTGTATCGGTTTGTTGAATAACTCGATAATAATATCATCAATCACTTTAAAATAGGTAGAATGCGCTCCACCACTACCCCAAACATTCATTTCCCGATTCACGTGCTTTTCTTCTTCATGAACCGCTATTTCCCGTAAAACCGATGCATTGCCAAACAACATTTGGTTCAGGTTCTTAAACATGGGCAAATACGAAACTGTCACTCCGTAAGCAGTTGCTCTTTTAGCAAAAAACAAACCGGTTTCCGTAAATTGATAATTTCCGTTTTTTCGGCTAAACCAATCCAACGAAACAAAGAAATCCAAGATCACTTTGAACGCTTCCGGTTCTTTGTGAAATTCTTCTGCACTGAAAGACGTTTCCATAAAATATTTATGAAACATTCCCGTCATTCCTAAACTCACCGCAATGGGCGCTACCAAATAACCTTCTAAATGTTTAACAATTTGTTTTTGAACCTCCGTTTGTGCCAAAGCTTTCTTTTGATGATAATCGTCAAACAAATTTTGCAATCGGGATAAATGCTCACTCGTGATCTTTACTGAAGTAAAAAAATCGGTTTCTTCTAACATTTTAACCGTAGCTTCGTACCAATGAAAATGAGCAAACGCTTCTTTGGAATTGGCATTCAAACTAATCGTGATGACTTCTTTTGCTGTATCTAAATGATAGTCCAAAAAACCTTGCGAAGCCAAAACCCGTAAAGCCACATTCAGATATCCTTCATTGGCGTTAAACTGTTCGGTAAGCTTTTGTAAATCGACAGACGTTTGATCGAGCAATTCTTGTAAAACACCACTTTGTAATAAATAATACGCCGTAGGCGCAGTAACCAATCCGTCTAAATGCAGGAAAAGATGTTGGCGTAAATCATTTTTATGGACAATCATAGCATGCTTTTTCTCAAAGTTAGTGATTTTTTTAATTGCCTTTTCAGATTTTATCTCTAACAAAAAGCTGTCTGTTTCCACAGACAGCTCTTTATATTTTATAGTTCAGAATTTTACAAACTGCTAGTATCTAGCAATTGTAGATCTTCTGCATCCAATTGTAATTCAGGTGCATCAAACAAAGTTTGTAGTTGATTTTGACTCGTTGCACTAACAATAGGTGCGGTAATTGAAGGGTGAGCCAATAACCAAGCTAAAGCTACTGTTGCCGGTTGGCTGTTGTGTTTAGCTGAAACCTCATCCAATGCTTTTAAAACCGCTAAGCCTTTGTCGTCCATATATTTTCGAACGCCTTCTCCTCTGACACTTTTACTGAAATCAGCCTCTGTTCTGTATTTTCCGGTTAAGAATCCTGCGGCTAATGCCCAATACGGAAAAACACTCAAATTGAATTCTTTGACCAAAGGCTCATAATCGCTTTCAAATTTTTGACGTTCCACTAAATTATAATGTGGTTGTAAAGCCACATATTTCGGAAAGCCATTTTTTTCGGCTACGTCAAATGATTCGCGTAAACGTTCCGGTGAAACATTAGACGCCGCTATGTAACGAACTTTTCCGGCTTTTACAATTTCGGCATAGGCTTCCATCGTTTCTTCAACCGGTGTTGTGTCATCATCAAAATGCGTATAATACAAATCAATGTGATCGGTTTGTAAACGTTGTAACGATTCGTCCACGGATTTTAAGATATGCTTTTTACTGATGTCAAATCCATGTTCTTTGGTTTGCGAACCTACTTTGGTTGCAATCACCATTTCGTTGCGGTTTCCGCGTTGTTTCATCCAATTTCCGATGATGGTTTCCGATTGCCCTCCTTTTCCGTTTACCCACCATGAATAGGTATCGGCTGTATCAATAAAATTGAAACCCTTGTTGTGAAAGGCATCTAAAATAGAGAAAGATTGTTTTTCGTCGAGTGTCCAACCGAATACATTTCCACCGAAATTAATCAGTGCAATTTCTAAATCGGTATTTTTAATTATTATTTTTTTCATATGATCTATAAAACTCTGATTATTTTATTTTTAAGGATTTTAAGCGTAACGAATTGGTAATTACCGAAACGGAACTAAAACTCATCGCTACAGCGGCCAACATTGGTGACAATAAAATACCGAATACCGGAAACAACACGCCAGCCGCTACCGGAACGCCTAATAAATTGTAGAAAAAGGCAAAAAACAGATTTTGTTTGATGTTTTTCATCACGGCATTACTCAATTGGTGTGCTTTTACAATATTTTTCAAATCACCGTTAACCAAAGTCACATCAGCACTGTTGATAGCTACATCGGTTCCGGTTCCCATGGCAATCCCTATTTGGGCTTGTGCCAATGCCGGCGAGTCGTTAATACCATCGCCTGCCATCGCTACAATTTTTCCTTCTTTTTGGTAGTCTTGAATCACCTGAAGTTTATCTTGCGGTAAACATTCGGCTTTGTATTCGTCCAATCCTAATTCGTTAGCTACAGCTTTTGCCGTAATCGGATTGTCGCCAGTCAACATTACCACTTTTATACCTTGCTCTTTAAAGTACTGCAAGGCTTCTTTACTGGTTGTTTTAATCGCATCGGCAATGACTACAAAACCCCACAAGGTTCCGGCAACTGCTAAAAAAGAAACGGTTTTGCCTTGTGCTTGTTTTTCCTTTACTTTTTGCAACACCACATCGGTAATCGAAATTTTGAATTCTTGAAGTAAACCTATATTTCCGATCAAAACTTGCTGATCGTTCCAAACGGCTTTCACTCCTTTTCCGGTAACCGATTCAAATTGGTGTACCGAATCTAATGCTATATTCTTCTGGTGCGCAAAAGTAACCGTAGCATTTGCCAAAGGATGCTCACTATTTTGATTAACAGATGCTAAGACTTTTGTAAATTCTTTTTCGTTAGTTCCGTTTACTACTTCAATACTTTCTACAGAAGGTTTTCCTTCGGTTAGTGTTCCGGTTTTATCCACTAAGACTACATCAATTTTGTGTAAGGTTTCCAGCGCTTCCGCATTCTTGATTAGCACTCCCAACTGAGCCCCTTTACCAATTCCCACCACAACCGACATAGGCGTAGCCAGACCTAAAGCACAAGGACAAGCAATGATTAACACCGCAATAGCATTTACAAAAGCATATACCATAGCCGGTTGCGGTCCGAAAATTGCCCAAATGATAAACGTAAGGATGGAAACACCAACAATAATGGGTACAAAATATTTAGAAATGGTATCGGCTAATTTTTGAATAGGCGCTTTAGATCGTCCCGCTTGGTTCACCAGTTCAATAATTTGAGACAACAACGTTTCCGAACCCACTTTTTCGGCTTTCATTAAAAAAGATTGGTTGGTATTGAGTGTTCCGCCGATTAGCTTATCGCCTTCTTTTTTATCAATCGGTAAAGGTTCTCCGGAAATCATGGATTCGTCAATAGTTGCATTGCCTTCAGTTAATATTCCGTCTACCGGAATTTTTTCGCCCGGCTTAACTCTCAAGATATTTCCCACTACAATTTTATCGATAGCGACTCTTTTCTCTGTTCCGTTTTCCCAAAGCGTTGCTTCGGATGGCGCTAATTTCAACAATTCTTTTAAAGCCGTATGGGTTTGCGTATGCGCTCTGGCTTCTAACAATTGTCCGAGCAGAACTAAAGTCAGGATAACAGCCGTAGCTTCAAAATACAAATGTACACTGCCATCGTGTGCTTTTAATTCGTCCGGAAAAATGGTCGGAAAGAACAAACCGATGAGACTGAATACAAATGCGGCTCCTGCCCCGATCCCAATTAAGGTAAACATATTCAAATTCCATGTGATAATGGATTTCCAAGCTCGTGTAAAGAACATCCAACAAGTGTAAAACACAACGGGTAACGTAAGCAAGAACTGAATGTAATTCCAATAGCTTACATCCATAATATCATACAACGGATTGTGTGGCAACATACCACTCATGGAGATAATAAAAACGGGAATGGTGAAACAAAGCGACAGAATAAATTTGCACCTTAAGGAATTGTAAACTGTATTCTCTTCTTCATCTTTGGGTTGTTGTAACACTAAATCCATTCCGCAGATGCTGCAACTTCCCGGTTCGTCGGAAACAATCTCGGGATGCATCGGACAAGCATACAAAGCCTTTGGTTTAGCAGCAGGTTGTTCTACTAAATCCATTCCGCAAACCGGACAACTTCCGGGTTTGTCGTATACTTTATCGCCTTCGCAAAACATGGGGCAATAATACACTCCATTGCCTTTCTTTTTGGGTTGTTGCGGTTGGTGATGGTGGTGTGGCATAGCATGCTCATGGTATTCTGAAATCGAATAATGCAATCCATCTCTCAAAAAAGCATCTTGTAATTGCTTAATGGTAATATGAGAAGACATTTCAATTTCGGTTTTACCTGTGGCAAGGTCAATAGTGATATTTTGTATTTCCGGAAAAGACTGCAAGGTTTTTTCCACGCTTGCCTGACATCCTTTGCAGGACATTCCGGTGACTTGATATTGATGTTTCATGGTTAGCTTTTTAGAATTTCGTTGTAACGAAATGTTTTAGGTTGAAAAACTATTCCCTCAAAGTTACCAAAAATGAAACAGCCTGACAAAAATTTAGCGTTCTGTTAAGATTATAAAAAAACACCGCTTCTTTAATTTTTTGAAGCGGTGCATTTATTAGAATTTAGTTTCCCATTGCAAACCACTGATATCTACTAACTGTATCTTAGCTACCTGATTTTTTATTTTCTGAAAATCATCGGAAACAAAATTCAAAGTAGCTTTGGCACCTAACGGCAATACCAAACTATGCTTTCCGGCTTTTACCTGAGCTATATAATAATTCTGAATAGCGTTAGCTTTTAGTTCGGCAAGTTCTTCCTGAGTCTTGGTCCAAAGCACTTCATTTTTTTCATCTAATAAGTTAATCGCAATTACAAATGAACCGTATACATCGGCTCCTTCTACCCGATAAACATCCAGTTGCAGAGCATTTGATGTCAGAACTACATTGGAAATTTCGACTTTAGGTTTTACAGATTTGTTGTGCAACGTTCCCCAGAGTCCTCCGTGAAAAACCTGATTTGTATATAAGGTAAGACCAAAGATAAACAAGGCTATAAGCGGCACAACTTTATTCAATGTTGCTGTTGACCAAGGTAATTTTCCTGAGAAAAAATAAGGATACCAACGTTTCTTTGTAAAAGTGCTTCCCTTTTGTTCAAGCAAAGCATCTACAGAAAATAAACCTCCGCCAGCGAAAAACAATACGGCTCCGGATGCCACACCCAGCACTCCTATCTGCCATTCGTCCAAACAGGTAGTGCCCAACCAACCGGAACCCAATAAAATTCCCATAGCTAAACTCAGTACGCCTATACTCATTACACGTGTTGCTATCCCTAAAATGATCCCTAAACCGACTAAGGCTTCTATGATCGTAAAAGTGACCATTGCCCGGTGAAGTGCCTCCGGATGGGTTACCAGATATTCAATGATAGGTTGAATACCAATGGCATTAGGTAAAAAATGATTGAACTTTTGTCCGATGTAACCCGGTAATTCCGGATCTAATTTGTTTTCTAAAACAACTCTGCGCCAAAAGGCAGAAAAATAGGTCCAGCCCACTACTAATCGCAGACTTAATGCGAAAAGTGCAGCTAGATTATATGAAGATTCCTGTGTTTTCATATACTCTTGATTTTATTATTACTCTTTTTATCTCCCTAAGAATAGGGATAATCCAGGGTTCTAACTACACAAGATGAATTTTCAACTGTTGAAATAACACATAATAAGGAACTGTTATACCGGATTTCTGCTGAGGTAGAAAAGTAACTTTTTTTCCCGGTTCTTTAATTGAGATAAAACCCGTATAAAAGATATCGGCAGGTTCGTCTCCGCTAATTACAGGCAATACCTTTTTAACCTGCCATTGTTGTTTTTGATATACCTGTATTTGACATTCCTTTTTACAGGTTGTCTTAATTTGAAGGTTTGGCTTGGAAATTTCTAGATCAAAACTTTTTTCAATGAAATTGCGAACTTTACACGGAACCAGTAATAATAGCATTGCTAAAGCTACTACCTTGAAAAAAGAGAGTTGTCGTGTTTTCGTCTGTTTCATTCAATTACAAGTATTTGCTTTTTAATTTTACCAAGGGGTTTCGGTGTTTACCAATTCTTCTAAAAGTTGTGTTCTGGCTTTTTCAACATTTACGATGTCCAAATATTTAGCCCAATCGTCCTGATAGAGGATGTTCTTTATTTCTTTGATCCGTTTTGCAGTTTCAGAAGCGGTTCGCAGCAATCGCTCTTGATCGTTTGAAGCGTCTTTATGTTGGTAACTCACTTTTTGCTGAGTGAGATCCAACGTTATAAAAAACAACGCTGCCGTTTCATTATTGGTATAAAAATCCGTCCAATTGGCATAGCCGCAAACTACATTCTGATTTTTATATGCTGTTGTTTCAGATAATATCCAACGACACTTAGCTGCTCTGCCCCAATGGCTGGATCGTCTGTATACACCTTGCTCCGTAAAACAATATTCACTGCCCGATTTGCTTTTATATGTAAAATTCAGACTGGTCTCTTCTGTTGCTGTGATCTGCCTGAAAATACAAAATGTATGCTTATGGAAATTACTTCTATTGTACTGCTTCATACAAAAGTTTAACTGGTTTTGATCTTTAACAGCTCTTCTAGTCCCAGTTCTTTGATGGATATTTCTCTCATTTCTACTTTTCTGATCTTTCCGGTAATGGTCATCGGAAAGTTGTCTACAAATTTCCAGAACTTCGGCACTTTATAATGGGCTATCTGATCTTTACAGAACAACATTAGTTCGTGCTGCGACAAATCGGCTTCAGCTTTTAACTTTACCCAAGCCATGATCTCTTCACCGTATTTCTCATGCGGGATTCCGATTACCTGTACGTCTTCGATCAAATCGTGAGTATATAAAAATTCCTCAATTTCTCTCGGTGAAATATTTTCACCACCCCTGATGATCACATCTTTTATCCTTCCGGCTATATTGATATAACCTTCATCATCCATTACGGCTAAATCACCGGTGTGCATCCATCCTGCGTCATCCAGTACCTGATCGGTAGCTTCCGGGTTCTCCCAATATTTTAACATCACAGAATAACCGCGGGTACATAATTCGCCGGCTTCTCCTCGCTGTACAATTTCACCGTTCTCCGGGTTAACAATTTTAATTTCTAAATGATCCTGTACCGTTCCTACCGTACTTACCTGTTTTTCTAACGGTGCTCCTATAACCGTTTGTGTGGAAACGGGAGAGGTTTCGGTCATTCCGTAACAGATAGAGACTTCTTTCATATACATTTTAGACTGCACCTGTTTCATCACTTCTACCGGACAAGGCGAACCTGCCATTACCCCTGTACGTAAACTTTTCAGGTTGAAAGAATTAAAATCCGGCAACTGCAATTCGGCAATAAACATAGTCGGCACGCCGTAAAGCGATGTACATTGTTCTTTTTCTACTGCTTCCAAGGTTAATCGAGGTTCAAAACTTTCGGCCGGAATAACCATAGTTGCCCCCGATGTGGTACAGGCTAAATTTCCGATCACCATCCCGAAACAATGATAAAAAGGCACGGGAATACATACTTTATCACTATTAGTATAGTGTAACCGTTTCGCAATGAAATAGCCGTTATTCAAAATATTATGATGAGAAAGCGTCACTCCTTTAGGGAAACCGGTTGTACCGGAAGTATATTGAATATTAACCGGATCATCGAACTGAACTCCAGACTCGGCTTGTACTAACGTTTCATCGGAAACCGTTGTCGCCAAATCCAGAATCTTTTGCCAATCCTGATCCAGATATAAAGCCTGTTTTAACCTTTTACAGTATTTCTCAGACTTTTTAACTATTTTTTTATAATCGCTTGTTTTGAACTGTAATGCAGATATCAACAATTTAATACCGGATTGATTGACAACATAGATCAACTCGTTCGAGCGGTAAGCCGGATTTATGTTTACCAGTATTACTCCGATCCTTGCTGTAGCATATTGTAATAAAACCCATTCGTAACGATTAGGAGACCAGATCCCGACCCTGTCTCCAGATTGGACACCCAATGCTAAAAGTCCTTTGGCTAATTCTGTTGTTTGATCCCAAAATTCCTGATACGTAGCACGGTAATTTTGCTGAAGTGATACCAATGCCGTATTTTGGGGGTAATTCTCTACTGTTCGTTTTAAATTCTGACCAATGTTTTCTCCCAATAACGGAGTATCCGAAGGTCCGTTCACATATGCTATTGATGTCATCCTGTGTATTTTTATAAGGATAACAA
Proteins encoded in this window:
- a CDS encoding 2'-5' RNA ligase family protein, with amino-acid sequence MARYSVVIQPGDLCIEQIRQMKEQLAVEIGWYNSKNSLAHITVNEFEKDEKELEQIKNKLSDIAKFLKAQPVKFDHFNTFSNGAFFLAPDDDSKRYLKEIMLAVHQQFPYPIKIKSNEPHISIGRRITPENLAKAEALFQEKPNLSFLCDKIALRIFNEERKQFDILETFPFLDEKKSRLIQGSLF
- a CDS encoding SseB family protein; protein product: MSTTQPEMEFQPNNTNLLTCIKAFRENQNQDTFMAVLNELQGNNAFLLIPTTEPIVGKDRNEEGWSTIEKGTQMSFTSVFEVDGQKVLGAFTSQEKLMHWANETKPFASLPAKDILEIAMQNDIERIVIDSNQETMFVLGRSIAK
- a CDS encoding class I SAM-dependent methyltransferase, which encodes MIVHKNDLRQHLFLHLDGLVTAPTAYYLLQSGVLQELLDQTSVDLQKLTEQFNANEGYLNVALRVLASQGFLDYHLDTAKEVITISLNANSKEAFAHFHWYEATVKMLEETDFFTSVKITSEHLSRLQNLFDDYHQKKALAQTEVQKQIVKHLEGYLVAPIAVSLGMTGMFHKYFMETSFSAEEFHKEPEAFKVILDFFVSLDWFSRKNGNYQFTETGLFFAKRATAYGVTVSYLPMFKNLNQMLFGNASVLREIAVHEEEKHVNREMNVWGSGGAHSTYFKVIDDIIIELFNKPIQEQPKGILDMGCGNGAFLEHIFEVIERQTLRGKLLDDYPLFLVGADYNQAALKVTRANLIKADIWAKVVWGDIGQPDLLAKDLKENYTIDLADLLNVRTFLDHNRIWENPKNSNPSRVSTSTGAFAHRGARISNNLVEENLFEHFKKWSPYVKKFGLLIIELHTIAPQLTAQNRGKTAATAYDATHGFSDQFIVEIDVLHKIAAEAGLQPDSLYFKKYPEADYATVSINLLKG
- a CDS encoding aldo/keto reductase, with product MKKIIIKNTDLEIALINFGGNVFGWTLDEKQSFSILDAFHNKGFNFIDTADTYSWWVNGKGGQSETIIGNWMKQRGNRNEMVIATKVGSQTKEHGFDISKKHILKSVDESLQRLQTDHIDLYYTHFDDDTTPVEETMEAYAEIVKAGKVRYIAASNVSPERLRESFDVAEKNGFPKYVALQPHYNLVERQKFESDYEPLVKEFNLSVFPYWALAAGFLTGKYRTEADFSKSVRGEGVRKYMDDKGLAVLKALDEVSAKHNSQPATVALAWLLAHPSITAPIVSATSQNQLQTLFDAPELQLDAEDLQLLDTSSL
- a CDS encoding heavy metal translocating P-type ATPase translates to MKHQYQVTGMSCKGCQASVEKTLQSFPEIQNITIDLATGKTEIEMSSHITIKQLQDAFLRDGLHYSISEYHEHAMPHHHHQPQQPKKKGNGVYYCPMFCEGDKVYDKPGSCPVCGMDLVEQPAAKPKALYACPMHPEIVSDEPGSCSICGMDLVLQQPKDEEENTVYNSLRCKFILSLCFTIPVFIISMSGMLPHNPLYDIMDVSYWNYIQFLLTLPVVFYTCWMFFTRAWKSIITWNLNMFTLIGIGAGAAFVFSLIGLFFPTIFPDELKAHDGSVHLYFEATAVILTLVLLGQLLEARAHTQTHTALKELLKLAPSEATLWENGTEKRVAIDKIVVGNILRVKPGEKIPVDGILTEGNATIDESMISGEPLPIDKKEGDKLIGGTLNTNQSFLMKAEKVGSETLLSQIIELVNQAGRSKAPIQKLADTISKYFVPIIVGVSILTFIIWAIFGPQPAMVYAFVNAIAVLIIACPCALGLATPMSVVVGIGKGAQLGVLIKNAEALETLHKIDVVLVDKTGTLTEGKPSVESIEVVNGTNEKEFTKVLASVNQNSEHPLANATVTFAHQKNIALDSVHQFESVTGKGVKAVWNDQQVLIGNIGLLQEFKISITDVVLQKVKEKQAQGKTVSFLAVAGTLWGFVVIADAIKTTSKEALQYFKEQGIKVVMLTGDNPITAKAVANELGLDEYKAECLPQDKLQVIQDYQKEGKIVAMAGDGINDSPALAQAQIGIAMGTGTDVAINSADVTLVNGDLKNIVKAHQLSNAVMKNIKQNLFFAFFYNLLGVPVAAGVLFPVFGILLSPMLAAVAMSFSSVSVITNSLRLKSLKIK
- a CDS encoding TQO small subunit DoxD; the protein is MKTQESSYNLAALFALSLRLVVGWTYFSAFWRRVVLENKLDPELPGYIGQKFNHFLPNAIGIQPIIEYLVTHPEALHRAMVTFTIIEALVGLGIILGIATRVMSIGVLSLAMGILLGSGWLGTTCLDEWQIGVLGVASGAVLFFAGGGLFSVDALLEQKGSTFTKKRWYPYFFSGKLPWSTATLNKVVPLIALFIFGLTLYTNQVFHGGLWGTLHNKSVKPKVEISNVVLTSNALQLDVYRVEGADVYGSFVIAINLLDEKNEVLWTKTQEELAELKANAIQNYYIAQVKAGKHSLVLPLGAKATLNFVSDDFQKIKNQVAKIQLVDISGLQWETKF
- a CDS encoding AMP-binding protein; this encodes MTSIAYVNGPSDTPLLGENIGQNLKRTVENYPQNTALVSLQQNYRATYQEFWDQTTELAKGLLALGVQSGDRVGIWSPNRYEWVLLQYATARIGVILVNINPAYRSNELIYVVNQSGIKLLISALQFKTSDYKKIVKKSEKYCKRLKQALYLDQDWQKILDLATTVSDETLVQAESGVQFDDPVNIQYTSGTTGFPKGVTLSHHNILNNGYFIAKRLHYTNSDKVCIPVPFYHCFGMVIGNLACTTSGATMVIPAESFEPRLTLEAVEKEQCTSLYGVPTMFIAELQLPDFNSFNLKSLRTGVMAGSPCPVEVMKQVQSKMYMKEVSICYGMTETSPVSTQTVIGAPLEKQVSTVGTVQDHLEIKIVNPENGEIVQRGEAGELCTRGYSVMLKYWENPEATDQVLDDAGWMHTGDLAVMDDEGYINIAGRIKDVIIRGGENISPREIEEFLYTHDLIEDVQVIGIPHEKYGEEIMAWVKLKAEADLSQHELMLFCKDQIAHYKVPKFWKFVDNFPMTITGKIRKVEMREISIKELGLEELLKIKTS